One genomic window of Punica granatum isolate Tunisia-2019 chromosome 1, ASM765513v2, whole genome shotgun sequence includes the following:
- the LOC116192768 gene encoding geraniol 8-hydroxylase-like, producing MDFLVLLLCLYLSWGLFQALCFIANRGKPSRKRLPPGPWPLPIVGNLLQLGDRPDKLFAELAKTYGPIMTLQLGRITTVVISSAQEAREALQTHDLAFSSRTIPDAVTPYDHDRLSVGWLPVSPLWRSLRRIMSSHIFATRKLDTTQPLRRQKVDEVLALVRKRAHAGEPVEIGETGFRTSLNFLSNTFFSLDLANPGSDDGGKEFRDIVWNLMVEVGKPNLADYFPVLKLIDPNGRRRHLAVYFGQMLDIFDGLIKKRLQLRGKSADPTRTNDVLDSLLDINEDDNEGISMDHIKFLLLDLFAAGTDTTSTTLEWVMAELLHNPDKLSRAKAELEQIIGRGNPLKESDIPQLPYLQAEIKETFRLHPTVPLLVPHKAKVETEFCGFTIPKGVQVLVNVWAIGRDTSSWEDPDAFMPERFLGPNSGIDVKGQNFELIPFGAGRRICPGLPLAMRMLHLMLGSLVNCFDWKLENGMKPEDMNMEEAFGMTLRMAHPLRAVPVPL from the exons ATGGATTTCTTAGTCTTGCTTTTGTGCCTTTACCTTTCATGGGGTCTCTTCCAAGCCCTATGTTTCATCGCAAACAGAGGCAAACCAAGCCGTAAGAGGCTGCCTCCGGGCCCATGGCCGCTTCCCATCGTGGGCAACCTCCTCCAGCTTGGTGATAGGCCCGACAAGTTGTTCGCGGAGCTTGCCAAGACCTATGGCCCCATCATGACCCTACAACTGGGCCGCATCACCACGGTGGTCATCTCCTCGGCTCAAGAGGCTCGAGAAGCCCTCCAGACCCATGACCTGGCCTTCTCCAGCCGAACGATTCCTGACGCCGTCACACCCTATGACCATGACCGACTAAGCGTTGGGTGGCTTCCTGTATCACCGCTGTGGAGGTCCCTAAGGAGGATAATGAGCTCGCACATTTTTGCCACTAGGAAGCTTGATACCACCCAGCCACTCCGCCGCCAGAAGGTGGACGAGGTCCTTGCCCTGGTGCGCAAGAGAGCCCATGCTGGAGAGCCAGTGGAAATAGGCGAGACCGGCTTCAGGACCTCACTAAACTTCTTATCGAACACGTTCTTCTCTCTGGACCTTGCAAACCCCGGCTCCGATGATGGTGGCAAGGAATTCAGGGATATCGTATGGAACTTGATGGTCGAGGTCGGGAAACCGAACCTCGCCGATTATTTCCCTGTGCTCAAGCTGATTGACCCCAACGGCCGGAGGCGTCATTTGGCCGTCTATTTTGGGCAGATGCTCGATATATTTGATGGCCTAATCAAGAAGAGGTTGCAGTTAAGGGGGAAATCAGCTGATCCTACAAGGACCAATGATGTTTTGGATTCTCTACTTGATATTAATGAAGACGACAATGAAGGGATTAGCATGGACCATATCAAGTTTCTGCTTTTG GACTTGTTTGCCGCTGGTACAGATACCACTTCGACCACGTTAGAATGGGTGATGGCGGAGCTTCTCCACAATCCAGATAAGTTATCGAGAGCAAAAGCCGAGCTCGAGCAGATAATTGGCAGGGGTAACCCCCTGAAAGAATCTGATATCCCGCAACTACCATACCTGCAGGCAGAAATCAAAGAAACCTTCAGACTGCACCCGACCGTCCCCTTGCTGGTGCCTCACAAGGCCAAGGTGGAGACTGAATTCTGCGGCTTCACCATACCCAAGGGCGTGCAGGTTCTCGTCAATGTTTGGGCCATAGGTCGGGACACGAGCTCGTGGGAGGACCCGGACGCATTCATGCCAGAAAGGTTCTTGGGGCCCAACTCGGGAATTGATGTTAAGGGGCAGAATTTCGAGCTCATTCCTTTCGGGGCAGGCCGTCGAATATGCCCAGGTTTGCCATTGGCCATGAGAATGTTGCACTTAATGCTGGGCTCCCTCGTGAATTGCTTTGACTGGAAGCTCGAAAATGGGATGAAACCTGAGGACATGAACATGGAGGAGGCTTTTGGCATGACCTTGCGAATGGCTCATCCTCTTCGAGCTGTGCCCGTGCCTCTGTGA